Proteins encoded together in one Urocitellus parryii isolate mUroPar1 chromosome 3, mUroPar1.hap1, whole genome shotgun sequence window:
- the Comt gene encoding catechol O-methyltransferase codes for MLGVLLLLLAAASLGLVLLVLLLLRRYRLSWGLLVIFWLEWVLQPVRNLIMGDTKEQRILRHMQQNAKPGDPQSVLEAIDTYCTQKEWAMNVGDRKGQIVDAVIQEHSPSLVLELGAYCGYSAVRMARLLPTGARLLTMEMNPDFAAITQQMVDFAGLQDKVTVLVGASHDLIPQLKKKYDVDTLDMVFLDHWKDRYLPDTLLLEECGLLRKGTVLLADNVIIPGTPEYLAYVRASNNFECTHYSSYLEYMNVVDGLEKAIYKGPTSPVQP; via the exons ATGCTGGGAGTCCTTCTTCTGCTGTTGGCAGCTGCCTCATTGGGCCTTGTGCTGCTAGTCCTGCTGCTATTACGGAGATACCGGTTGAGCTGGGGATTATTAGTCATCTTCTGGCTTGAGTGGGTCCTGCAGCCAGTCCGCAACCTGATCATGGGTGACACTAAGGAGCAGCGTATCCTCCGCCACATGCAGCAGAATGCAAAGCCTGGAGACCCCCAGAGTGTGCTGGAAGCCATTGATACTTACTGCACACAGAAAGAGTGGGCCATGAATGTGGGTGATAGGAAAG GCCAGATTGTGGATGCCGTGATTCAGGAGCACAGCCCCTCCCTTGTGCTGGAGCTGGGGGCCTACTGTGGCTACTCAGCTGTGCGCATGGCTCGCCTGCTGCCAACTGGTGCACGACTGCTCACCATGGAGATGAACCCTGACTTTGCTGCCATCACTCAGCAGATGGTAGATTTTGCAGGTCTGCAGGACAAG GTCACTGTCCTGGTTGGGGCATCCCATGACCTCATCCCTCAGCTGAAGAAGAAGTATGATGTGGACACACTGGACATGGTCTTCCTTGACCACTGGAAGGACCGATACCTGCCAGACACACTCCTCCTGGAG GAATGTGGCCTGCTGCGGAAGGGGACAGTACTTTTGGCTGACAATGTCATCATCCCAGGAACACCCGAATATCTGGCATATGTGCGTGCGAGCAACAACTTTGAGTGCACACATTACAGCTCATATTTGGAATACATGAATGTGGTGGATGGCCTCGAGAAAGCCATCTACAAGGGCCCAACCAGTCCAGTGCAGCCTTGA